In Halorhabdus rudnickae, the following proteins share a genomic window:
- a CDS encoding hydrogenase maturation protease, with product MSADRAVVALGNPYRRDDGVGPALLARLRDRDLPSVDCLDLGDAGFDLVHVVMDYEGVVIVDAVDFGGDAGEIDVFDPADATEMVDRRGTHATDLFELFELGDGLAETETAIRVVGIQPAETGFGEGLSPAIAERAPAALDALERALQCV from the coding sequence ATGAGTGCCGATCGCGCTGTCGTCGCGCTGGGGAACCCGTACCGCCGTGACGACGGCGTTGGTCCCGCGCTCCTCGCGCGCCTCCGCGATCGCGATCTCCCGTCGGTGGACTGTCTCGACCTCGGGGACGCGGGGTTCGATCTGGTCCACGTTGTGATGGACTACGAGGGCGTCGTGATCGTCGACGCCGTGGACTTCGGCGGTGACGCGGGTGAGATTGACGTGTTCGATCCCGCAGACGCGACGGAGATGGTCGATCGACGGGGCACACACGCCACGGATCTCTTCGAACTCTTCGAACTCGGTGACGGGCTGGCGGAGACGGAGACGGCGATCCGCGTCGTCGGTATCCAGCCGGCTGAGACGGGGTTCGGGGAAGGGTTGTCCCCCGCGATCGCTGAGCGGGCCCCCGCGGCATTAGACGCACTCGAGAGGGCACTCCAGTGTGTCTGA
- a CDS encoding tubulin/FtsZ family protein → MKVVPIGLGQAGGKITQALATHDYELDFGAVQDAMAVNTANADLQSLDIDTMMIGQDRVKGHGVGGDNELGAEIMQSEANEVLDGLDGRVTSQAEAIMIVAGLGGGTGSGGAPVLAKELKRIYDVPVYVLGVLPGRGEGAIYQANAGRSLKTVAREADATLLIDNDAWKSSGESIGEGFETINDHIAQRVGLLLASGEVVEGVGESVVDSSEIINTLKPGGVAALGYASAEASTDGANNVNTITSLTRNALLTGTSLPNAVKAETALLVIAGEPDRISRKGVERARRWIEDETGSLEVRGGDFPLETDRLAALVLLGGVERSERMQQFMDRAAEAAKASQEPQEETDFRNEELEDLF, encoded by the coding sequence ATGAAGGTCGTCCCGATTGGTCTCGGGCAGGCCGGGGGGAAGATTACCCAGGCGCTCGCAACCCACGATTACGAACTGGACTTCGGTGCTGTCCAGGACGCAATGGCAGTCAACACGGCCAACGCTGACCTCCAGTCTCTCGACATCGACACGATGATGATCGGACAGGATCGCGTGAAAGGCCACGGCGTTGGCGGCGACAACGAACTCGGCGCCGAGATAATGCAGTCGGAAGCCAACGAAGTTCTCGACGGTCTCGACGGCCGGGTCACGTCCCAGGCTGAGGCGATCATGATCGTCGCCGGCCTCGGCGGGGGGACGGGCAGTGGCGGCGCGCCGGTCCTGGCGAAGGAACTCAAGCGTATCTACGACGTCCCGGTCTACGTCCTCGGTGTGCTCCCAGGTCGCGGCGAAGGAGCCATCTACCAGGCCAACGCCGGTCGGTCGCTGAAGACCGTCGCACGAGAGGCCGACGCGACGCTGCTGATCGACAACGACGCCTGGAAAAGCTCCGGAGAGAGTATCGGCGAAGGCTTCGAGACGATCAACGATCACATCGCCCAGCGTGTGGGGCTGTTGCTCGCCTCGGGAGAGGTCGTCGAAGGGGTCGGCGAGAGCGTCGTCGACTCCAGCGAGATAATCAACACCCTCAAACCGGGCGGAGTCGCGGCGCTTGGCTACGCCAGCGCCGAGGCGAGCACGGACGGCGCCAACAACGTCAACACGATCACGAGCCTGACGCGCAACGCCCTGCTGACGGGAACGAGCTTACCCAACGCCGTCAAAGCCGAGACGGCACTGCTAGTCATCGCCGGGGAACCGGATCGGATCTCCCGGAAGGGCGTCGAGCGAGCCCGTCGGTGGATCGAGGACGAGACCGGCAGCCTGGAGGTCCGTGGCGGGGACTTTCCGCTCGAGACCGATCGACTGGCGGCACTCGTACTACTTGGCGGCGTCGAACGATCCGAGCGAATGCAACAGTTCATGGACCGCGCGGCGGAGGCTGCCAAAGCGTCACAGGAACCACAGGAGGAGACCGACTTCCGCAACGAAGAACTCGAGGACCTCTTCTGA
- a CDS encoding alkaline phosphatase family protein produces the protein MGLFDRIRGDDDPRVAFIGIDGVPYSLIADNEERFENLTAIAQEGAGGAIDSIVPPESSACWPSLTTGVNPGQTGVYGFQDREIGSAETYVPMGQDVQATRLWDRVQSAGRDATVLNVPVTFPPQRDVQRMVSGFLSPGVEKAAYPDELRDTLKDNDYRIDVNAKLGHDDDKTDFLDDAYETIEKRYEAFEQYIDADDWDLFFGVFMTTDRVNHFLFEDYETEDEYYEEFLAFYETVDDYIGRLREQLSDDVTLIVASDHGFTTLEHEVHCNEWLREEGWLEFDADDPEELADLDESTKAYSLIPGRFYVNLEGREANGGVAEEEYDEVRNELKAKLEAWEGPDGTPVADRVVTKEDAFRGDHADIAPDLVVIPNHGFDLKAGFKGSEAVFDVGPRNGMHSFDNACLFVDDDDVRINDVDLYDVAPTILSLLEVEYDRTEFDGASLV, from the coding sequence ATGGGTCTGTTCGATCGGATACGCGGCGACGACGATCCCCGGGTCGCCTTTATCGGTATCGACGGCGTCCCCTACAGTCTGATCGCCGACAACGAGGAGCGCTTCGAGAACCTTACTGCGATCGCCCAGGAGGGCGCCGGGGGGGCCATCGACAGCATCGTCCCACCGGAATCGTCCGCCTGCTGGCCGTCGCTGACGACCGGCGTCAACCCCGGTCAGACCGGCGTCTACGGCTTCCAGGATCGCGAGATCGGGTCCGCCGAGACGTACGTCCCCATGGGGCAAGACGTGCAGGCGACCCGGTTGTGGGACCGTGTCCAGTCGGCCGGCCGCGACGCGACAGTGCTGAACGTCCCGGTCACGTTCCCGCCCCAGCGGGACGTCCAGCGGATGGTCTCGGGCTTTCTCTCCCCCGGCGTCGAGAAAGCGGCTTACCCCGACGAACTCCGGGATACTCTCAAAGACAACGACTACCGAATCGACGTCAACGCCAAACTCGGCCACGACGACGACAAGACGGACTTTCTCGATGACGCTTACGAGACGATCGAGAAGCGCTACGAGGCCTTCGAGCAGTATATCGACGCCGACGATTGGGACCTCTTTTTCGGCGTCTTCATGACGACCGACCGGGTCAACCACTTCTTGTTCGAAGACTACGAGACGGAAGACGAGTACTACGAGGAGTTCCTAGCGTTCTACGAGACGGTCGACGACTACATCGGTCGCCTGCGCGAGCAGTTGTCCGACGACGTGACGCTGATCGTTGCGAGCGACCACGGGTTCACCACGCTCGAACACGAGGTCCACTGCAACGAGTGGCTCCGAGAGGAGGGCTGGCTCGAGTTCGATGCCGACGACCCCGAGGAACTGGCCGACCTGGACGAGTCGACGAAGGCTTACTCGCTGATTCCGGGGCGGTTCTACGTAAATCTCGAGGGCCGGGAGGCCAACGGCGGCGTCGCCGAGGAGGAGTACGACGAGGTCCGGAACGAACTCAAGGCGAAACTCGAGGCCTGGGAAGGGCCCGACGGGACCCCCGTCGCCGATCGCGTCGTCACCAAGGAGGACGCCTTCCGTGGCGATCACGCCGACATCGCACCTGACCTCGTCGTGATCCCGAATCACGGTTTCGACCTGAAAGCTGGGTTCAAGGGGAGCGAGGCGGTCTTCGACGTCGGCCCGCGGAACGGGATGCACAGCTTCGACAACGCCTGCTTGTTCGTCGACGACGATGACGTCCGGATCAACGACGTGGATCTGTACGATGTCGCGCCGACCATCCTCTCGCTACTCGAGGTCGAGTACGACCGGACGGAGTTCGACGGGGCCAGCCTCGTCTGA
- a CDS encoding inorganic diphosphatase, with protein sequence MTNLWTDLETGPNPPEEIYAVVECLKGERNKYEYDKDVPGVVLDRVLHSNVHYPSDYGFIPQSYYDDEDPFDVLVLVEDQTFPGCVIEARPVALMKMDDDGEQDDKVIAVPTEDPRYDHIEDLEDIPQQTLDEIDEFFATYKNLEEGKEVETQGFEDKQAAMDAIEHAQDLYEDNFA encoded by the coding sequence ATGACGAATCTTTGGACCGATCTCGAGACCGGACCGAACCCGCCAGAGGAGATTTACGCAGTCGTTGAGTGCCTGAAAGGCGAGCGCAACAAGTACGAGTACGACAAAGACGTGCCTGGCGTCGTGTTGGACCGTGTCCTGCACAGCAACGTCCATTATCCCAGCGACTACGGGTTCATTCCCCAGTCGTATTACGACGACGAGGACCCCTTCGACGTGCTCGTCCTCGTCGAAGACCAGACGTTCCCGGGCTGTGTCATCGAGGCTCGCCCAGTCGCACTGATGAAGATGGACGACGACGGCGAACAAGACGATAAGGTCATCGCTGTCCCGACCGAGGATCCACGGTACGACCACATCGAGGACCTCGAAGACATCCCCCAGCAGACGCTGGACGAAATCGACGAGTTCTTCGCGACCTACAAGAACCTAGAGGAAGGCAAAGAAGTCGAGACGCAGGGCTTCGAGGACAAGCAGGCTGCGATGGACGCGATCGAACACGCCCAGGACCTTTACGAGGACAACTTCGCCTAA
- a CDS encoding PadR family transcriptional regulator yields MSEAQSEIEAPSIARELTAFQQNILVILAEEARYGLAVKRELETYYDSDVNHGRLYPNLDDLVEMDLVEKSELDKRTNEYGLTEKGYEVLLEQIEWELAKIIQTEDRAEDFEDLLEAAR; encoded by the coding sequence ATGTCAGAGGCGCAAAGCGAAATAGAAGCTCCGAGTATCGCACGAGAACTGACCGCGTTCCAGCAGAATATCTTGGTCATCCTGGCCGAAGAGGCCCGCTACGGGCTCGCGGTCAAGCGTGAACTCGAGACCTACTACGATTCGGACGTCAACCACGGGCGGCTCTATCCCAACCTCGACGACCTCGTCGAGATGGATCTGGTGGAGAAAAGCGAACTTGACAAGCGGACCAACGAGTACGGTCTCACCGAGAAGGGCTACGAGGTCCTCCTCGAGCAGATCGAGTGGGAACTTGCGAAGATTATCCAGACTGAAGATCGAGCCGAAGACTTCGAAGACCTTCTCGAAGCGGCCCGATAA
- a CDS encoding DUF7108 family protein, translated as MTEPGEHSSTDELPVNVVETAERLTRQARRADAERAEAYRKRRDETLTRYGFEARVRDGVDGDVLVCYPAEWLADGEVVLERIDDRSRAIERPLEGGDDDWEAVERDNSALVEQVADQHGPVHGANVRAFADFMGNHHATRIARATPEHVVEFRTEYYPRNVWPSDQQRTVLVESLRLAFDVAGVDRPPIE; from the coding sequence ATGACTGAACCGGGTGAACACTCGAGTACGGACGAACTCCCAGTCAACGTGGTCGAGACGGCAGAGCGACTCACGCGCCAGGCTCGGCGGGCCGACGCCGAGCGAGCCGAAGCCTACCGCAAGCGCCGTGACGAGACCCTCACACGGTACGGTTTCGAGGCGCGTGTCCGTGACGGTGTGGACGGGGATGTCCTCGTCTGCTACCCCGCCGAGTGGCTCGCGGACGGCGAGGTCGTCCTCGAGCGGATCGACGACCGTTCGCGCGCAATCGAGCGCCCGCTGGAAGGCGGTGACGATGACTGGGAAGCCGTCGAACGGGACAACAGCGCCCTCGTCGAGCAAGTCGCTGACCAGCACGGTCCCGTCCACGGGGCCAACGTCCGTGCGTTTGCCGACTTCATGGGAAACCACCACGCCACCCGGATCGCCCGTGCAACCCCCGAACACGTCGTGGAGTTCCGCACGGAGTATTACCCACGTAACGTCTGGCCGAGCGACCAGCAGCGCACCGTCCTGGTGGAGTCGCTCCGGTTGGCCTTCGATGTAGCGGGCGTCGATCGGCCACCGATCGAGTGA
- the rnhA gene encoding ribonuclease HI yields the protein MPVIECDPSAARDRLRDGGVEIEPGNTDHERWRASHAGATAVAYDGKVVVQGGDPERLVGLLSDDGGRAHVYVDGASRGNPGPAAIGWVVLTGEGGIVTEGGKRIGRATNNRAEYAALIHALEVAAEYGFDAVEVRSDSELVVRQVRGEWNTNDPDLRERRVRVRELLDGFESWSLEHVPREVNERADRLANEAFEDD from the coding sequence ATGCCGGTCATCGAGTGCGACCCATCGGCCGCCCGCGATCGCCTCCGGGACGGGGGGGTCGAGATCGAACCAGGCAACACTGATCACGAGCGCTGGCGCGCGAGTCACGCGGGTGCGACTGCCGTCGCCTACGACGGGAAGGTCGTCGTCCAGGGTGGCGATCCCGAACGTCTCGTGGGACTGCTGTCCGACGACGGGGGACGCGCCCACGTCTACGTCGACGGCGCATCCCGGGGCAACCCTGGCCCCGCGGCGATCGGCTGGGTGGTCCTCACCGGCGAGGGGGGGATCGTCACCGAAGGGGGCAAGCGGATCGGCCGCGCCACCAACAACCGGGCGGAGTACGCGGCGCTGATCCACGCCCTGGAAGTGGCCGCCGAGTACGGCTTCGACGCCGTCGAGGTCCGTAGCGACTCCGAACTCGTCGTCCGACAGGTTCGCGGCGAGTGGAACACGAACGACCCCGACTTGCGCGAACGGCGGGTTCGCGTCCGGGAGTTGCTCGATGGCTTCGAGTCCTGGTCGCTCGAGCACGTCCCGCGGGAGGTCAACGAACGGGCCGATCGGTTGGCCAACGAGGCGTTCGAGGATGACTGA
- a CDS encoding transcription initiation factor IIB, with protein sequence MTRSTRQRERERESETEQDEQEGVRECPECNSENLVKDGDRGEIICEDCGLVVEEESIDPGPEWRAFNHQERQEKSRVGAPTTQTMHDKGLTTTIDWKDKDAYGRSISSKKRSQMHRLRKWQERIRTKDAGERNLQFALSEIDRMASALGVPRSVREVASVIYRRALDEDLIRGRSIEGVATSALYAACRKEGIPRSLEEISEVSRVERKEIGRTYRYISQELGLEMEPVDPKKYVPRFCSELELSEEVQSKANEIIETTAEKGLLSGKSPTGYAAAAIYAASLLCNEKKTQREVADVAQVTEVTIRNRYQEQIEAMGIHS encoded by the coding sequence ATGACACGGTCCACCCGCCAGCGGGAGCGCGAGCGTGAATCCGAGACCGAGCAAGACGAACAAGAGGGGGTGCGGGAATGTCCGGAGTGTAACTCTGAGAACCTGGTGAAAGACGGGGATCGGGGCGAGATCATCTGCGAGGACTGCGGGCTGGTCGTCGAGGAGGAGAGCATCGACCCGGGACCGGAGTGGCGGGCGTTCAACCACCAAGAGCGCCAAGAGAAGTCCCGCGTGGGCGCGCCGACGACCCAGACGATGCACGACAAGGGACTGACGACGACCATCGACTGGAAAGACAAAGACGCCTACGGCCGTTCTATCTCCTCGAAGAAGCGCAGCCAGATGCACCGACTGCGAAAGTGGCAGGAACGCATCCGGACCAAGGACGCGGGCGAGCGCAATCTCCAGTTCGCTCTGAGTGAGATCGACCGGATGGCTTCCGCGCTGGGCGTCCCCCGATCTGTCCGGGAGGTCGCATCCGTCATCTACCGCCGGGCGCTGGACGAAGACCTCATCCGCGGGCGCTCGATCGAGGGCGTCGCCACCTCTGCGCTGTACGCGGCCTGTCGGAAGGAAGGTATCCCGCGGAGTCTAGAGGAGATCAGCGAGGTTTCCCGCGTCGAGCGCAAGGAGATCGGCCGAACCTATCGATACATCTCACAGGAACTCGGCCTCGAGATGGAACCAGTCGATCCCAAGAAGTACGTCCCCCGCTTTTGCTCCGAACTCGAACTGAGCGAGGAAGTCCAGTCGAAAGCCAACGAGATCATCGAGACGACCGCCGAGAAGGGCCTGCTCTCGGGGAAGTCCCCGACGGGCTACGCCGCCGCCGCGATCTACGCCGCCTCTCTGTTGTGCAACGAGAAGAAAACTCAGCGTGAAGTCGCCGACGTCGCTCAGGTGACGGAAGTCACGATCCGTAACCGCTACCAGGAGCAGATCGAGGCGATGGGCATCCACAGCTAG
- a CDS encoding rubrerythrin-like domain-containing protein has product MPHGQDVEAENDPTSSSTYECLQCGDIVEAKTHPGACDCGGDYQNRAKSLE; this is encoded by the coding sequence ATGCCACATGGCCAAGACGTCGAAGCGGAAAACGACCCGACGAGTAGTTCTACCTACGAGTGCCTCCAGTGTGGTGACATCGTCGAAGCCAAGACCCATCCTGGAGCCTGTGACTGCGGTGGCGACTATCAAAACCGGGCGAAATCCCTGGAGTAA
- a CDS encoding uroporphyrinogen-III synthase, protein MTAQRSGAGANDGSTHRPRVAVFRPDDDRLRDAVALLDSLGVKPVADSMLAVEPTGALPRDDAAFVVFTSKTGAELVAEEWTAGEETVCAIGEPTAAALREHGISVDVVPETFSSTGLVDALGDSVDGSRVEIARSDHGSDVLPEGLWDAGAYVHETVLYRLVRPDDAGESVRLAAEGDLDAALFTSSLTVEHFLAIADERGQREAAIEGLRAAVVGTIGEPTRETATDHGIDVDVVPHTADFEALTEAVLDRLEGE, encoded by the coding sequence GTGACTGCCCAACGATCTGGAGCGGGCGCAAACGACGGTTCGACTCACCGACCGCGCGTCGCCGTCTTCCGGCCCGACGACGACCGGCTCCGGGACGCAGTCGCGCTGCTGGACTCGCTCGGTGTCAAGCCGGTCGCCGACTCCATGCTGGCCGTCGAGCCGACCGGGGCACTGCCCAGAGACGACGCGGCGTTCGTCGTGTTCACGAGCAAGACCGGGGCCGAACTCGTCGCCGAGGAGTGGACGGCCGGCGAGGAGACGGTGTGTGCGATCGGTGAGCCGACGGCCGCAGCGCTCCGGGAGCACGGGATCAGCGTCGATGTCGTCCCAGAAACGTTCTCCTCGACGGGGCTGGTCGACGCGCTGGGTGACAGCGTCGACGGATCGCGGGTCGAGATCGCCCGGAGCGATCACGGCAGCGACGTGCTTCCCGAGGGGCTGTGGGACGCAGGTGCCTACGTACACGAGACGGTCCTCTACCGACTGGTCCGGCCGGACGACGCGGGCGAGTCCGTGCGGCTGGCCGCCGAGGGCGATCTCGACGCGGCGCTGTTCACCTCCTCGCTGACCGTCGAGCACTTCCTGGCGATCGCCGACGAGCGCGGTCAACGTGAGGCCGCGATCGAGGGGTTGCGTGCGGCGGTCGTGGGAACCATCGGCGAGCCGACCCGCGAGACGGCGACCGACCACGGGATCGACGTCGACGTGGTTCCCCACACGGCTGACTTCGAAGCGCTGACCGAGGCAGTCCTCGATCGGCTGGAAGGGGAATAA
- the cobA gene encoding uroporphyrinogen-III C-methyltransferase has translation MTGDVGTVYLVGSGPGDPELLTVKARRLLEEADLVMHDKLPGEDIIELVPAEARVDVGKRAHGDRTPQSEINRRLVERAREGKTVVRLKGGDPTVFARGGEEMAYLADHDVPFEVVPGVTSATGGPAVAGIPLTHREFASSVTVVTGHEDPTKAESAVDWEALAATGGTIVVLMGVTRLPEYTRALIDAGMDPDTPAALVERATWDGQQVATGTVETIVDARDLVGIEPPAVTVIGEVAGVREDVLEWLGGYE, from the coding sequence GTGACTGGCGACGTCGGGACGGTCTACCTGGTCGGCAGCGGCCCCGGCGACCCCGAACTGTTGACGGTCAAGGCCCGCCGGTTGCTCGAAGAGGCCGACCTCGTCATGCACGATAAGTTGCCCGGCGAGGACATCATCGAACTCGTCCCCGCCGAGGCCCGCGTCGACGTGGGCAAGCGCGCCCACGGCGACCGGACGCCCCAGTCCGAGATCAACCGCCGGCTGGTCGAACGCGCCCGGGAGGGCAAGACGGTCGTCCGACTGAAGGGCGGCGACCCGACTGTCTTCGCCCGCGGTGGCGAAGAGATGGCCTATCTCGCCGACCACGACGTCCCCTTCGAGGTCGTGCCCGGTGTCACCTCGGCGACCGGCGGCCCCGCAGTCGCGGGCATCCCGCTGACCCACCGCGAGTTCGCTTCCAGCGTCACGGTCGTCACCGGTCACGAGGACCCGACCAAGGCGGAGTCGGCTGTCGACTGGGAGGCGCTGGCCGCGACCGGCGGGACGATCGTCGTATTGATGGGTGTCACCCGGCTGCCCGAGTACACCCGCGCGCTGATCGACGCCGGGATGGATCCCGACACGCCCGCGGCGCTGGTCGAGCGCGCGACCTGGGACGGCCAGCAGGTCGCCACCGGGACCGTCGAGACCATCGTCGATGCCCGCGATTTGGTCGGGATCGAACCGCCGGCTGTGACGGTCATCGGCGAAGTGGCGGGCGTCCGCGAGGACGTCCTGGAGTGGCTGGGGGGATACGAGTGA
- the hemC gene encoding hydroxymethylbilane synthase produces the protein MSSRASTLTLATRGSDLALRQAATVRDALAGRRREVELHEVETAGDRIDDELIHRLGKTGAFVHSLDERVLAGEADAAVHSLKDVPTEDREGLIVAAVPERGPAGDLLVSPDGVSLSDLSEGATVGTSSLRRRAQLLAERPDLDVQPLRGNVDTRVEKLLAPTLHAEHEARVEAEEAENGDDTDDEGDADEEPQFERTVEEWFSDLAEVERRALERDVDTEYDAIVLAEAGMERLGLIHHVEYERLPPEQFVPAPGQGTLAVVASDEAVVERIHETLDDPRTRVEATVERTILEELGGGCVAPIGVRALFQGRVVTTTARILSPDGEEEVADRRTLPVENHPEAAREMAADLADRGAAELIERAREDAAGDST, from the coding sequence ATGAGTAGCCGAGCCAGCACGCTGACTCTGGCGACACGGGGATCGGATCTCGCGCTCCGGCAGGCCGCGACCGTCCGGGACGCCCTCGCCGGTCGCCGGCGCGAGGTCGAACTCCACGAGGTCGAGACCGCCGGCGACCGGATCGACGACGAACTCATCCACCGCCTGGGCAAGACGGGCGCGTTCGTCCACAGTCTCGACGAGCGCGTCCTCGCAGGTGAAGCTGATGCGGCCGTCCACTCCCTGAAGGACGTGCCCACCGAGGACCGCGAGGGCCTGATCGTCGCCGCGGTTCCCGAACGCGGTCCCGCCGGCGACCTCCTGGTCTCTCCGGATGGAGTCTCGCTATCCGACCTCTCGGAGGGCGCGACTGTTGGCACGTCAAGCCTGCGCCGGCGCGCCCAGTTGCTGGCCGAACGGCCCGACCTGGACGTCCAGCCGCTCCGGGGTAATGTGGACACCCGCGTCGAGAAACTCCTCGCGCCGACCCTCCACGCGGAGCACGAGGCCCGCGTCGAGGCCGAAGAAGCCGAGAACGGGGACGACACAGACGACGAAGGCGACGCGGACGAAGAACCTCAGTTCGAACGGACCGTCGAGGAGTGGTTCTCCGATCTCGCCGAGGTCGAACGCCGGGCACTGGAACGCGATGTCGACACCGAGTACGACGCGATCGTCCTCGCCGAGGCCGGGATGGAACGGCTTGGGCTGATCCATCACGTCGAGTACGAGCGGCTCCCGCCCGAACAGTTCGTTCCCGCGCCGGGACAGGGGACTCTCGCCGTCGTCGCGAGCGACGAGGCAGTCGTCGAGCGGATTCACGAGACGCTCGACGACCCCCGAACGCGCGTCGAGGCGACCGTCGAGCGGACCATCCTCGAGGAACTGGGCGGGGGCTGTGTCGCCCCGATCGGCGTCCGGGCTCTCTTCCAGGGCCGAGTCGTCACGACGACCGCTCGGATCCTTTCGCCGGACGGCGAGGAGGAAGTGGCCGATCGCCGGACGCTGCCAGTCGAGAATCATCCGGAGGCGGCCCGCGAGATGGCGGCGGACCTCGCCGACCGCGGCGCAGCCGAGTTGATCGAACGTGCCCGTGAGGACGCGGCGGGGGATTCGACGTGA
- a CDS encoding CDP-2,3-bis-(O-geranylgeranyl)-sn-glycerol synthase, translating into MSWLAVIATALWAMLPAYVPNNAAVLAGGGRPIDGGRSWGGRRVLGDGKTWRGTAAGTGAGTVLALALDALAPAASDALGMPLPGFPLSAAVALALGAMLGDVAASFIKRRLDRDRGAPVPGLDQLDFVVGALVAAALATPGWFADTFTFPVIAVVIVATPLLHVGTNAIAYGLGLKDEPY; encoded by the coding sequence ATGTCTTGGCTCGCTGTGATCGCGACGGCACTCTGGGCGATGTTGCCTGCCTACGTCCCGAACAACGCCGCAGTGCTGGCTGGCGGCGGCCGGCCCATCGACGGTGGTCGATCCTGGGGCGGGCGGCGGGTACTCGGCGACGGCAAGACCTGGCGCGGGACGGCCGCAGGGACGGGTGCGGGGACCGTCCTGGCGCTCGCCCTCGACGCGCTTGCCCCGGCTGCGAGCGATGCACTGGGAATGCCCCTCCCGGGATTTCCCCTCTCAGCGGCCGTCGCCCTGGCGCTGGGCGCCATGCTCGGCGACGTCGCCGCCTCGTTCATCAAACGCCGCCTGGACAGGGACCGCGGCGCGCCGGTCCCCGGACTTGACCAGCTCGACTTCGTCGTCGGTGCGCTGGTGGCCGCGGCGCTCGCCACCCCCGGCTGGTTCGCCGATACGTTCACGTTCCCGGTGATTGCCGTCGTGATCGTCGCGACGCCGCTGTTGCACGTCGGGACGAATGCCATCGCCTACGGTCTCGGACTGAAGGACGAGCCGTATTGA
- a CDS encoding zinc finger HIT domain-containing protein, producing MSATGLCAVCGEGNAEYTCDRCGSLVCERHYEPSLGYCVECAGEVGGGRQTNGNDQPENGDTYQF from the coding sequence ATGAGCGCCACCGGCCTCTGTGCGGTCTGTGGAGAGGGAAACGCCGAGTACACCTGCGATCGGTGTGGCTCACTCGTCTGTGAGCGCCACTATGAGCCCTCACTCGGGTACTGCGTCGAGTGTGCCGGCGAAGTCGGCGGTGGCAGACAGACGAACGGAAACGACCAGCCGGAAAACGGCGACACATACCAGTTCTGA